A segment of the Ammospiza nelsoni isolate bAmmNel1 chromosome 9, bAmmNel1.pri, whole genome shotgun sequence genome:
tgccactgtgccaggctgctccagcctggccttgggcactgccagggatccaggggcagccacggGTGCTCTGGGCACCAGTGctagggaacaattcctaattcccaatatcccatccatccctctggTAGTTCAATACCATACCCCCTTGCCCTGCTGTAAATCCATCCCCATATTTGAAGATATATGAACTGATTCTGTTTTTCCCCGCAGGTCATTAAGGCGCGGGTCAAGGCGCTGGCGGTGCCCAGGTACAAGATCGTGGTGGTGGCACACATTGGGCAGCTGGGTGGGCAGAGCCTGCAGATCAGCAGCAGGTGCCTCTGGGATCCCAAGAGCGACACCTTTTCCTCCTATGTGTTCAAGAACACCTCGCTGTTTGCTGTGGCAAATGTCTATGGTGTGTATTTTGAATAGGGAGGCAGTAGAGTTTAGCAGCAGGAGAAATTAATGTTCAGCCTAACTCTTCCTGGCTCTGTTGAAAATATTGTGAAGGACCAAGGTACTCTCACCTGCTTTGAAATGTGAGCCTGTGGGTGAGTGGAATAAGGGTCTTTCCCGGGGTTTTCTCTGGGAAGTGGCTTTCTATGGCACAGTTTTGCAGCTCATTGCTGCTTTCAGAACTTGCTCTGTAggggaaatatttttagaatattGCCTGTAATTAATGTTTTCCCTGTTCTCTTCCAGGAAACGTTACTGGAAGTATTTGGATTAGGGAATAAACCATGGGTTTTGCCTGCCCACTTTTGGGGCTGGTACTGATGGTCCTGAGTCTCTCCTGGTGCAGCCATTCCCCACCCAGGTGGGGTCTGGCTCACCTCGCTCTGAATCTGAAACCAGACTTTTTGCTACCCCTATTTCCCAGCTGAAACCTGCTGTTAGGTTTTCCTGAGTCAGAGAACAAACCTATCACAAGCTgcttattttattacattttaggTGCAAAGCTGATACCAGAACAGTAGTTAGTTGGGAAGAAACATTTCATGTACTCATGACTAAAAGTTTAACCCACTGTAAACACTGTGAAATGCAGACAACCTGAAGCCACTTGCTGGTGTGCACTGTGACATTTTAACACCAAAAGCTACAATTAAAGAACACAACTGAAAGGACCGTGGTTTCTGTCATGATTATTTTAATCCCTGGACGCTGTGACTCCgagctgctgcctttcagcacagggagctgatCTCTGTCCTGGTGCAGCCCTCGTTGCAGCAGGATGTGGCCAGCAGCTTGGCTGCCTCACGCTTGCTGAGCACAGGAACTCTGCTGGTGTTTTGCAAGTCTTGCTCAGCTTTGACATCCTGGGGTTCTTCTCTGTGGATTCCCAGCCTCAGCTCTGGGTGTGGTGAGAAGTCAGCATCACCCTCGTCCTCGTGTGGGAAATGCTGGGGGTTTTCACTCTCTGGCGCAGGAAAATGAGAAGTTAAAAGTCGTGGGAAGATGAGTAATTTATGCTTTTTATCTTTACTAGAAAGACAGACCAAGCTACAGCCAGGGAGCTGAGTGTTGCCCTCTGATAAGAGCACCGCATCACGGACTCCTCACTGTGAGGAATAATCTGTGATCAACGTGGTAAAACTGAGGAGTTCAGGGATTTATGTTAAAAAGTGTCCTGTGGTGCCTTGAGTCTTACACTAATACAttgcttctccaggaaaaactATGATTTGGTGTGTCAGAGGCTCTTGACCAGCACATTAAGCTGGACCTGGGGGGTTCCTGAATTGCAGGTGTTGCATTAAGGCATCAGCTAGCCCAGAGTTCTGGTGTTCCCACAGAAATTACagtccagctgcagctgaagtaCCTCAGTACAGCTGGGTCTTGTGCAGTCTGTAAAGGTGTAGTAGCtctcaatttttaaaagcaaggcTCTTCAACAGATTTTGGGAAGGGGGTTGCCCGTGCTACCACTTTTGTATTTGCTTAAAGCTGTTGCTACAAGAGACTTTTCCAAAAATGGAGATGTAGGAAGTGTAGAAAGCCTCTGCTGTCACCTTCCTCCATTATTTTCTTGTTCCCTATTTGTTTTGATCAGAGTACACATGTCTAGCTGTGCGTGTAATGGTTGAATTTTCTGACCATCAAATCAAAATTTTGAGTATCAAGAAATATGCTAGTAAgtataaaaatacacaaaagcaTGTGAATGTGCTTAAATTGCAGAGCAGACATTCAACATGCTTTAATTACAACGTTTTATAAAGTTTCTGGTTTCTAGTGGGGAAAATGGAGACCACAGCAAGACACTTGCACGAGCAAAATTTGTCACTGAAATGCGATGGCAGATTTTCAGTGATAGCCTTGCCTCGGATCCTGTTCCTCAGGTGAGCTTGGAAAATCTTggtctgaattatttttctttaacaaaacAGCCCATGTGAAAGTGCTTAAATTGCAGAGCAGATATTCAACATGCTTTAATTGCAAAGCTTCGGGTTTCTAGTGGGGAGAGTGAAGACCACAGCAAGACATTCGCACTGCCTTCAGTGAAACTTGTCACTGACAAGAGATGGCAGGTTTTCAGTGATAGCCTTGCCTTGGATCTCATTCCTCAGGTGAGCTTGGGAAGTCTTAGAAGTCTGAACTA
Coding sequences within it:
- the DYNLT5 gene encoding dynein light chain Tctex-type 5 isoform X1; this translates as MEGGESPAEPGSGPARRFPVAAVEEILRDVLGSALRERRYEPGPCLEAAKDIAEVIKARVKALAVPRYKIVVVAHIGQLGGQSLQISSRCLWDPKSDTFSSYVFKNTSLFAVANVYGNVTGSIWIRE
- the DYNLT5 gene encoding dynein light chain Tctex-type 5 isoform X2 encodes the protein MEGGESPAEPGSGPARRFPVAAVEEILRDVLGSALRERRYEPGPCLEAAKDIAEVIKARVKALAVPRYKIVVVAHIGQLGGQSLQISSRCLWDPKSDTFSSYVFKNTSLFAVANVYGVYFE
- the INSL5 gene encoding insulin-like peptide INSL5; protein product: MGRLRQNSPHPAGKHHVGSMRGTLLALGCLALLLLAREGTGEGSKVRLCGRDFIRAVVFTCGGSRWRRDRDLQESENPQHFPHEDEGDADFSPHPELRLGIHREEPQDVKAEQDLQNTSRVPVLSKREAAKLLATSCCNEGCTRTEISSLC